From a region of the Chitinophaga caseinilytica genome:
- the atpG gene encoding ATP synthase F1 subunit gamma translates to MSGQLKEVRNRIKSIQSTQQITKAMKMVSAAKLRRAQDAILQMRPYAEKLQEMLQNIVSNTEGDIDMALAANRQVEKVLIVVISSDRGLCGAYNSNLIKLAKQTIREKYAAQFAKGHVEVLPIGKKAWEHFTKNGYKVNESFWNLFSHLSFDAVKAAAAVALDGFVKGEYDAVDIIYSEFKNAATQRYKLEQFLPIAKVENEGNKGRKADFIYEPEKDVLVAELMPKILNTQFFKAVLDAHASEHGARMTAMDKATDNAGELLRNLKIEYNRARQAAITTELTEIVSGAAALMG, encoded by the coding sequence GTTCGCAACCGTATTAAATCCATCCAGTCTACCCAGCAGATCACCAAAGCCATGAAAATGGTGAGTGCTGCCAAGCTGCGCCGCGCGCAGGACGCCATCCTCCAGATGCGCCCCTACGCCGAGAAACTGCAGGAAATGCTGCAAAACATCGTCAGCAATACCGAGGGAGACATCGATATGGCACTCGCTGCCAACCGCCAGGTGGAAAAAGTCCTGATCGTGGTAATCTCCTCCGACCGCGGGCTTTGCGGAGCGTATAACTCCAACCTCATCAAGCTGGCCAAGCAAACCATCCGCGAAAAGTACGCCGCACAGTTCGCCAAAGGCCACGTGGAAGTGCTCCCCATCGGCAAAAAAGCCTGGGAACATTTCACCAAGAATGGCTACAAAGTGAACGAAAGCTTCTGGAACCTCTTCAGCCACCTCAGCTTCGACGCCGTGAAAGCCGCTGCTGCCGTTGCCCTCGATGGTTTCGTGAAAGGCGAATACGATGCGGTAGACATCATCTACAGCGAATTCAAGAACGCCGCTACCCAACGCTATAAACTGGAACAATTCCTCCCCATCGCCAAGGTGGAAAACGAAGGGAACAAAGGCCGCAAGGCAGATTTCATCTACGAACCCGAAAAAGACGTGCTCGTAGCCGAACTGATGCCCAAAATCCTCAACACCCAGTTCTTCAAAGCCGTCCTCGACGCCCACGCTTCCGAGCATGGCGCGCGGATGACCGCGATGGACAAGGCTACGGATAACGCCGGCGAACTGCTCCGCAACCTGAAGATCGAATACAACCGTGCACGTCAGGCCGCCATCACCACCGAGCTCACTGAGATCGTGTCTGGTGCCGCAGCACTGATGGGATGA